One Malania oleifera isolate guangnan ecotype guangnan chromosome 10, ASM2987363v1, whole genome shotgun sequence genomic region harbors:
- the LOC131165307 gene encoding uncharacterized protein LOC131165307: MEASDSSMAANTVTGSPTSSEIAIPGFTSEQYRQLDLLSPLNTNSANFAGNLASCHSTSFSNIEWIVDSGASDHMTSNLSSLDNIQLLNEPCPIKLPNGDIVSVTHTGIMRTYQRGG, encoded by the exons ATGGAAGCATCTGATTCTTCAATGGCTGCAAATACTGTCACCGGTTCTCCAACCTCTTCTGAGATTGCTATCCCTGGTTTTACCAGTGAACAATACCGTCAACTGGATCTTTTATCGCCAttgaacaccaactctgccaattttgcCGGCAATCTTGCCTCTTGTCATTCTACTTCTTTTTCTAACattgaatggattgttgattcaggtgcctccgatcacatgacttccaatttgtcttctcttgataatattcagctTCTCAATGAGCCATGCCctattaagcttccaaatggtgacatcgTTTCTGTAACTCATACCGGCATTATGCG gacttatcaacgaggaggctga